Genomic segment of bacterium:
TCGCAGGCCTCTACCGGGAGAACCTGCCCAGCACGATCGTCGTCGACGCCACCCCGGACGATCCCGGCACGACCTGGATCCTCACCGGCCCCGACGGCTACCGCCTCGACGGGTCGGGCGACCTGACCCTGGACGCGCTCGATTCCGGCGTGTACACGCTGACCTGGGAGGCGCGCAGCGGCTGGTGGCTGCCGATCGCCAACCCGCAGACGCTGGAGGTCTTCGGAGGCACCACGACCTTCGCGGGCGTCTACCGCCAGGACCTGCCGGCGCCGACCGGGTACCGGTTCGTGCCGGAGGGCTCGTTCACCATGGGCAGCCCAGAGGACGAGTGGGGCCGCCGCAGCGAGGAGATCCAGCGCCAGGTCACCCTGACCCGCAGCCTCTTCGCCGCCAGGAGCGAGGTCACGCGCGAGGCGTTCCGCACGCAGTTGAACTGGGCCTACCACCAGGGCCACTGCATCGTCGACACGCTGATCGTCGACGACATCACGCAGTATCACGTGTACGACAACCTCGACGGCTCCGGCATCGAACTGCTCAACCTGAGCGCCACGACGCTGGTATTTTTCGCTCCGGCGGATTCGTTCCGGATCCTGAACGCCGATCAGACGACCTACCCCATCGGCGGCGTGAACTGGTACGGCGCGATCGCCTACTGCGACTGGCGGAGCCTCCGCCAGGGACTCCCGCGCGCCTACGACCACGCCACCTGGACGCTCGCCGCCGGGAGCCAGACCGCCACGCCGGGCTACCGGCTGCCCACCGAAGCCGAGTGGGAGTATCTCTGCCGCGCCGGCTCGACCACGGCCTTCACCAACGGGCCGCTGCTGAACCCGGAGTGCGGCGACCCGAACCTCGAACTGGTCGGCTGGAACTGCATGCCGGTGGTCATGCGCGTGGAGCAGAAGCTGCCCAACGCCTGGGGCTTCTACGACATGCACGGCAACCTGGCCGAGTGGTGCGAGGACCTCTTTGCGCCGTACGTCCCCGGGGCCGTGACCGATCCGCTGAACGTCGGCGTGGGTCCCCTGCGGGTCTTCCGCGGCGGCAACTACGCGAGCCCGGCCCATGCCTGCCGGAGCGCCCGTCGCGGCGGCAACTACGCCACCGCCGGCGTGGCCAACATCGGACTGCGGCCCGTCAGGACCGTGATCGCGGGCTGACCGCCGACAAACGCCGACAAAGGGAAGGGGCTCCGCCGCGGCGGAGCCCCTCTGCGTCGCGGCCGGAGCCGCGGCGACGACGGTCGACGGTTCAGTCCAGGGCCCGGATCGCCTCGTCCAGCGCGGGCACGACCTCGAAGAGGTCGGCCGCGATGCCGTAGTCGGCGGCCTTGAAGATCGGGGCGTTGGGATCCTTGTTGATGGCCACGATGCACTTCGACGAGCTCATGCCCGCGAGGTGCTGGATCGCGCCGCTGATCCCCACCGCCACGTAGAGCTTCGGGCTGACGGTCTTGCCGGTCTGCCCGACCTGGTGGGAGTGGGGCACCCAGCCGGCGTCGACGATGGCGCGGCTGGCGCCCGCCGCGGCGCCCATGGTCGCCGCCAGCGTCTCGATCAGCTTGTAGTTGCCGGCTTCCTTGAGTCCGCGGCCACCCGAGACGATGATCTCGGCCTCGGTCAGCTCGATCTTCTTCTCCGCCGACGTGACCGTCTCGACGACCGAGGCGTGCGGCGCGAAGCCGCCCAGGCCGGGGTCGAAACCCTCGACCGGCGCGTCGGCGCCGCCGCCCGCGAAGAGGGGGAAGGCGTTCGGGCGCACGCCCGCCACCGCGACCGGCGCGTCGACCGCCACCTCGGCGTAGCACTTGCCGGCGAAGATCGGGCGGCGCAGTTTGAACCCGCCGTCGAAGTCCAGGCCCACGCAGTCGCTCACGCAGGCGGCGTCCAGCCGCGCCGCCAGGCGGGGCGCGAAGTCCTTGCCCGTCGCGGTCGCGCCCACCAGCAGCAGGTCGGGGCGGCGGGCCGCGACGAAGGCGGCCAGGGCCCGCGTCCAGGTCTCGGCGTCGTAGCGGGCGAAGGCGTCGCCGGCGGCGGTGAAGACGCGGTGGGCGCCGTGGCGGCCGGCCTCGGCGGCGGCGGCGGCGTCCCCCAGCACGACGGCCCAGACCTCGCCGCCCGTCCGGTCGACGAGGCGGCGCGCCTCGGCCGTCATCTGCCAGGCGACCTTCTTGGCGGCGCCCCCGCTCTGCTCGATGTAAACGGCGATGTTCGGCATGTCCGGTCTCCCGTCAGATGACCTTGGCTTCGTCGCGCAGCAGGCGCGCCAGTTCCCGGGCGGCGGCGGCGGGATCGTCGGCTGCGACCATCCGGCACGCGGCGCGCGGCGGGGG
This window contains:
- a CDS encoding formylglycine-generating enzyme family protein, which codes for MFQQRHLFLVCAALAAAMAFGGGCSDDEGGSSTAPPTSGTVVVTPSPTTLDISWTMRGPGGFNESGSGARTFASQSLGSYTLTWGAVEGWVRPTPVTSTLKLEAGGSVEFAGLYRENLPSTIVVDATPDDPGTTWILTGPDGYRLDGSGDLTLDALDSGVYTLTWEARSGWWLPIANPQTLEVFGGTTTFAGVYRQDLPAPTGYRFVPEGSFTMGSPEDEWGRRSEEIQRQVTLTRSLFAARSEVTREAFRTQLNWAYHQGHCIVDTLIVDDITQYHVYDNLDGSGIELLNLSATTLVFFAPADSFRILNADQTTYPIGGVNWYGAIAYCDWRSLRQGLPRAYDHATWTLAAGSQTATPGYRLPTEAEWEYLCRAGSTTAFTNGPLLNPECGDPNLELVGWNCMPVVMRVEQKLPNAWGFYDMHGNLAEWCEDLFAPYVPGAVTDPLNVGVGPLRVFRGGNYASPAHACRSARRGGNYATAGVANIGLRPVRTVIAG
- a CDS encoding electron transfer flavoprotein subunit alpha/FixB family protein: MPNIAVYIEQSGGAAKKVAWQMTAEARRLVDRTGGEVWAVVLGDAAAAAEAGRHGAHRVFTAAGDAFARYDAETWTRALAAFVAARRPDLLLVGATATGKDFAPRLAARLDAACVSDCVGLDFDGGFKLRRPIFAGKCYAEVAVDAPVAVAGVRPNAFPLFAGGGADAPVEGFDPGLGGFAPHASVVETVTSAEKKIELTEAEIIVSGGRGLKEAGNYKLIETLAATMGAAAGASRAIVDAGWVPHSHQVGQTGKTVSPKLYVAVGISGAIQHLAGMSSSKCIVAINKDPNAPIFKAADYGIAADLFEVVPALDEAIRALD